A single window of Anomaloglossus baeobatrachus isolate aAnoBae1 chromosome 9, aAnoBae1.hap1, whole genome shotgun sequence DNA harbors:
- the LOC142250584 gene encoding uncharacterized protein LOC142250584, which yields MWILASAYSVMHERNLKIQGQDEQSVKDQLTKLVAHMWSKGWEINDAKVQGLSQVVTCLGIQWNKGHREILPNARQKIINFPVPKSKQETQSYIGLFDFWRQHIPHLGQMLAPLYKVTRKKYEFPWGEEKQNVFEMVREVWQDIEGIIQSTKTTVFHVDAHVPTNSLERLFNSEADKAAAIRQVSPTVDKARYSCLGTPERATPYSAGLDLSTLETVVVPPEGVVNKRNPWYRSLGRAR from the exons atgtggattttggcaagtgcatatagtgtaatgcatgagcgtaatctaaagattcaaggacaagatgagcaaagtgtgaaagatcaattgacaaaactggttgctcatatgtggagtaaaggatgggaaatcaatgatgccaaggttcaaggactgtctcaggtggtaacatgtctagggattcagtggaacaaggggcacagagagatcttgcccaatgccagacagaaaattattaattttccggtccctaaatccaaacaggagactcagtcttatattggattgtttgatttttggagacaacatatccctcatttgggacaaatgttggctcctttgtacaaagtaacgaggaaaaaatatgagttcccatGGGGAGAGGaaaagcaaaatgtgtttgagatggtcagggaagtgtggcaagacattgaagggattattcaatctaccaagaccactgtatttcatgtcgatgctcatgtccctactaactcacttgaacgtttgtttaattcagaagcagataaagcagcagccatcagacaagtcagtccaacagttgacaaggcaaggtacagctgtttgggcacaccagaaagagcgacgccttattcagcaggtttagacctcagtacattggaaactgtcgtggtacccccag aaggtgttgtaaataagcggaatccatggtatcggtcactgggaagagctcgatag